Genomic segment of Paenibacillus sp. FSL R5-0912:
AATGGTAAGGGAAATAGGTAGTACTTTTGGATTCATTCTATTATAATGGGGTACTGAACCCAATACTTAGCTTAGTGAGGTAACCTATGAATGCTATTCAAGTGCAGGACTTGCGCAAGACATTTAAAGTCCAAAAAAACCGCGAGGGCCTCAAAGGAGCCTTCGCTGATTTGTTTAAACGGCAATATTCCGAAGTGACCGCAGTGAAGGACATTTCGTTCAGTATTCCGGAAGGCGAAATATGCGGATACATCGGGGAGAACGGGGCCGGCAAATCGACCACGATTAAGATGCTCACTGGTATTCTCGTACCTACCGCCGGCAGTCTTTCTGTAGGCGGCTTCGTGCCGTATGCGGAACGTGAGAAGTTCGTACAGAATATCGGAGTTGTATTCGGACAGCGCAGCCAGCTCTGGTGGGATATCGGTGTCATCGAATCGTTCCAGCTGCTGCGTAAGGTGTACCGGGTCTCCGAGCAGGATTTCAAAAAACGGCTGGATGAGCTCGTTGAGCGGCTGGAGCTGCAGGAGCTGCTGAACCGTCCGGTACGTAAGCTCAGTCTCGGACAGCGGATGCGCTGTGAGCTGGTCGCTGCGCTGCTGCACAATCCGTCGATTCTGTTTCTGGATGAGCCGACGATTGGCCTTGATATTGTCGTGAAGTCAGAGATTCGAGAGTTCCTCAAGGATATGAACCGTGAGCATGGCACGACCATCCTGCTGACGACGCATGATCTGCAGGATATTGAAGCTCTCTGCTCGCGGGTAATCATGCTGGATGACGGGCGGATTATCTATGACGGGGGTCTTGAGGATCTCAAGCAGCGGTGGGGAACGGGACGTGAAGTGCAGTTCCAGTTCGGTACCGCTACGAAGCTGCAGCAGCTGGTGCAGTGGACAGAGGGGATGCCGGTTACCTGGACAGCCGAGAATGAGCTGGGTGCCAAGGTATGGATTCCGCTCGAGCTGAATGTATCGGATGTGCTGGGCCGGGTGGTCGGACAGGCAGATATTACAGATATCAAAATCATCGAAACCAATACGGATGACATCGTCCGCAGTATTTATCAGTCAGGCTCGGCAGAGAAGCCGGAAGAGCGGATCGCGGCACTGAGTGATGAGAAAGAGGCACTCCATGTCTAAGCAGCTGGCAACGGCAGCTTCCTCCTCCGGCAGCAGAACACCGGGCGGCTCCCGGGAGAACGGACGAAGGCTGCTGCTCGGCGCTTATTTCGATTTCATCCGCATCCGCTTCCTGACGATGCTGGCTTACCGGATCAATTACTATTCAGGAATTCTGATCTACACGCTGAATATCGGGGTCAACTATTTCACCTGGAAAGCTATTTATGGAGGCGGAGAATCACTAGGCGGCTTTACCGGGGCACAGATGACTACGTATGTGGCCGTCTCGTGGATGGCTCGGGCGTTCTATTTCAATAACCTGGACAGGGAGATTTCTACGGATATCCGTGACGGCAGCATCGCGATTCAGTTCATCCGACCTTATAACTATGTGCTGGTCAAAATGATGCAGGGACTTGGCGAAGGCCTGTTCCGCTTCATGATGCTGATGATTCCGGGCATGGTGATTGCCATTCTGCTGTTTCCGGTGCAACTGCCGACAGAACCATCCGCCTGGATCGGTTTCCTGGTAATGCTCTTCTTCAGTTTCCTGATCAGCTCACAGATTAATATCATAACGGGGCTCTCTGCATTCTTCGTCGAGAATAACGAGGGGATGATGCGCATGAAGCGTGTTATCGTTGACCTGTTCTCTGGCCTGATCGTCCCGATTACGCTTTTTCCGGGCTGGTTATCGTCCATTCTCAAGATTCTGCCCTTTCAGGCCATCACGTACCTGCCGGGTTCCGTATTCACGGGCCGGGTGCAGGGAGTGGGCATTTGGAATGTGCTGGGCATCCAGGTCATCTGGTTCCTGGTCCTGCTGATTCCGATTGTCTGGCTATATCACGCAGCGCGCCAGCGGCTGTTCGTGCAGGGAGGTTGAGCCGGAATGTACTATTTAGGTTTGTTAATTGAATATCTGAAAAATTATATGAAGACAAGGTTAACCTATCGTGCTGATTTCTGGGTGGAGGTTGTTTCCGATCTTCTCTTCCAGGCAACGAACTTTATCTTCATTATGGTCATTTTCATGCATACCGACAGCCTGGGCGGCTGGAATCAGAACGAAGTGGTGTTCGT
This window contains:
- a CDS encoding ABC transporter ATP-binding protein, translated to MNAIQVQDLRKTFKVQKNREGLKGAFADLFKRQYSEVTAVKDISFSIPEGEICGYIGENGAGKSTTIKMLTGILVPTAGSLSVGGFVPYAEREKFVQNIGVVFGQRSQLWWDIGVIESFQLLRKVYRVSEQDFKKRLDELVERLELQELLNRPVRKLSLGQRMRCELVAALLHNPSILFLDEPTIGLDIVVKSEIREFLKDMNREHGTTILLTTHDLQDIEALCSRVIMLDDGRIIYDGGLEDLKQRWGTGREVQFQFGTATKLQQLVQWTEGMPVTWTAENELGAKVWIPLELNVSDVLGRVVGQADITDIKIIETNTDDIVRSIYQSGSAEKPEERIAALSDEKEALHV
- a CDS encoding ABC transporter permease — translated: MLGAYFDFIRIRFLTMLAYRINYYSGILIYTLNIGVNYFTWKAIYGGGESLGGFTGAQMTTYVAVSWMARAFYFNNLDREISTDIRDGSIAIQFIRPYNYVLVKMMQGLGEGLFRFMMLMIPGMVIAILLFPVQLPTEPSAWIGFLVMLFFSFLISSQINIITGLSAFFVENNEGMMRMKRVIVDLFSGLIVPITLFPGWLSSILKILPFQAITYLPGSVFTGRVQGVGIWNVLGIQVIWFLVLLIPIVWLYHAARQRLFVQGG